From Azospirillum sp. TSA2s, a single genomic window includes:
- a CDS encoding efflux RND transporter periplasmic adaptor subunit, producing the protein MRHTLRIAALLVLAALAGGAYWYFVKQGGTVAGLTAMVTGAVSGGAPAPGGASGGASGGAKPPGGAPPMPVEAVPVRVGVVERTVTAVGSLLSNESVVIRPEIAGRISEVAFKEGQRVAKGTVLVRLDDAIARATLAQAQASIAFSRAELSRADQLVRQNSGPLRNREQASAKLLADEAAVQLAKAQLDKQVITAPFDGVLGLRKVSVGDFVQAGKDIVNLEDIDTLKLDFRVPEMFLPAVKVGQTVKVAVDAFGGRSFDGTVYAIDPLVDVNGRALAIRARVPNPDGSLRPGLFARVSLTLTTVPDAVLVPEQAIVAFGKDQYVFKVVDGKVAQTRVTLGERRNAEVEISKGLAPGDMVVTAGQLKIRDGAPVAVVPNKPAGS; encoded by the coding sequence ATGCGCCACACGCTTCGCATCGCTGCACTTCTCGTCCTGGCGGCTCTCGCCGGCGGGGCCTACTGGTATTTCGTGAAGCAGGGCGGGACCGTCGCCGGGCTGACCGCGATGGTGACCGGTGCCGTGTCCGGCGGTGCACCCGCTCCCGGAGGCGCCTCGGGGGGAGCCTCGGGTGGCGCCAAGCCGCCGGGCGGCGCGCCGCCGATGCCGGTGGAGGCCGTTCCGGTCCGCGTCGGGGTGGTGGAGCGGACGGTGACCGCCGTCGGGTCGCTGCTGTCCAACGAATCGGTGGTGATCCGGCCGGAGATCGCCGGCCGCATCAGCGAGGTCGCCTTCAAGGAGGGGCAGCGCGTCGCCAAGGGCACCGTGCTGGTCCGGCTGGACGACGCCATCGCCCGCGCCACGCTGGCCCAGGCGCAGGCGAGCATCGCCTTTTCCCGCGCCGAGCTGTCGCGCGCCGACCAGCTGGTGCGCCAGAACTCCGGTCCCCTGCGCAACCGCGAACAGGCCTCCGCCAAGCTGCTGGCCGACGAGGCGGCGGTGCAGCTGGCCAAGGCGCAGCTCGACAAGCAGGTCATCACCGCGCCCTTCGACGGCGTGCTGGGCCTGCGCAAGGTGTCGGTCGGCGATTTCGTCCAGGCCGGCAAGGACATCGTAAACCTGGAGGACATCGACACGCTGAAGCTGGACTTCCGCGTGCCGGAGATGTTCTTGCCGGCGGTGAAGGTCGGGCAGACGGTGAAGGTGGCGGTGGATGCCTTCGGCGGACGCAGCTTCGACGGCACCGTCTATGCCATCGACCCGCTGGTGGACGTGAACGGCCGCGCGCTGGCGATCCGCGCCCGCGTGCCCAACCCGGACGGTTCGCTGCGCCCCGGCCTGTTCGCGCGCGTGTCGTTGACGCTGACCACGGTGCCCGACGCGGTGCTGGTGCCGGAACAGGCCATCGTCGCCTTCGGCAAGGACCAGTATGTCTTCAAGGTGGTGGACGGCAAGGTGGCGCAGACCCGCGTCACGCTGGGCGAACGCCGCAATGCGGAGGTGGAGATTTCCAAGGGTCTCGCCCCCGGCGACATGGTGGTCACCGCCGGCCAGCTGAAGATCCGCGACGGCGCGCCGGTGGCGGTGGTTCCGAACAAGCCGGCCGGGAGCTGA